The following coding sequences lie in one Bacteroides helcogenes P 36-108 genomic window:
- a CDS encoding ABC transporter permease, whose amino-acid sequence MRIDLDTCEEILITITRNKTRSLLTAFGVFWGIFMLVALIGGGQGLKEKLQSEFEGFATNSGFIAAQKTSEAYKGFRKGRWWDLEMEDVDRVRSVDGIALATPSFALWSQTAVYGENKYECSVKGFYPEYEQIEHQEITYGRFINDVDIKESRKVCVIGKRVYESLFKSGEDPCGKYIRVNGIYYRIIGMCSSEGNVNIQGQASEAIVLPFTTMQQTYNLGGKLDVVCFIMKPGVKVTDVEPEVERLVKEAHYISPDDKQAIMFLNAEAMFSMMDNLMSGVNILIWMVGLGTLFAGAIGVSNIMMVTVKERTTEIGIRRAIGAQPKDILQQILSESMVLTTAAGMAGISFAVLVLQVLETATNDPGVIKTHFQVSFGLAIGTCLLLIALGMLAGLAPAYRAMAIKPIEAIRDE is encoded by the coding sequence ATGAGAATAGACTTAGATACGTGTGAGGAAATCCTTATCACGATAACAAGAAACAAGACACGAAGCCTGCTGACAGCGTTCGGTGTATTCTGGGGCATCTTCATGCTCGTAGCACTCATAGGCGGCGGGCAAGGGTTAAAGGAAAAGCTGCAATCGGAGTTCGAAGGATTTGCCACCAACTCCGGCTTCATCGCTGCACAGAAGACGAGTGAAGCTTACAAAGGTTTTCGTAAAGGACGATGGTGGGATTTGGAAATGGAAGATGTGGACCGTGTACGCAGTGTGGACGGCATAGCACTTGCCACGCCTTCATTTGCTCTTTGGAGTCAGACTGCGGTTTACGGAGAAAACAAATATGAATGTAGCGTAAAAGGATTTTACCCCGAATACGAACAGATAGAGCACCAGGAAATAACTTACGGGCGTTTTATCAACGACGTTGACATCAAAGAATCACGCAAAGTCTGCGTAATCGGCAAACGTGTTTACGAGAGCCTTTTTAAATCGGGAGAAGATCCCTGTGGCAAGTATATCCGGGTAAATGGCATTTATTACCGGATAATCGGAATGTGCTCTTCCGAAGGCAATGTCAACATCCAAGGCCAGGCTTCCGAAGCTATTGTGCTACCTTTTACCACCATGCAGCAGACCTACAATCTGGGGGGGAAATTGGATGTAGTATGTTTCATCATGAAACCGGGCGTAAAGGTGACAGATGTGGAGCCGGAAGTGGAACGTCTTGTAAAGGAAGCGCATTACATTTCACCGGACGACAAGCAGGCCATCATGTTTCTGAATGCAGAAGCGATGTTCTCCATGATGGATAACCTGATGTCCGGTGTGAATATCCTGATCTGGATGGTAGGCTTGGGCACTTTGTTTGCCGGAGCTATCGGTGTATCCAACATCATGATGGTCACCGTAAAGGAGCGTACCACGGAAATAGGCATCCGCCGCGCCATAGGTGCACAACCCAAGGACATCTTGCAACAGATTCTCTCTGAAAGTATGGTACTGACTACCGCAGCCGGCATGGCGGGTATTTCTTTTGCCGTACTGGTGCTGCAAGTGCTGGAAACTGCCACAAACGATCCAGGAGTGATAAAGACACACTTTCAGGTATCCTTCGGGCTGGCGATAGGCACATGCCTGCTACTTATAGCCTTAGGTATGCTTGCCGGACTGGCGCCCGCTTACAGGGCTATGGCAATAAAGCCGATAGAAGCCATCAGGGACGAATAA
- a CDS encoding DUF4476 domain-containing protein — protein sequence MIRHLMLSICLALFAFSDAKAESVDGIRIESPYRKIVVVVDGQPVCLPTFSCFVANLRGSYRVEIYAATSRGENLRRENLLYDECVSCFIGEVTEIFIPGGRPMGGKWHDQLVMSSSAFEQFIELMKKQVFDSDRKTVLDHALQTSCFTTDQCIRLMEFYSFSSEKKELMKRMYPKIVDKPNFYYAIDKLDFSTDKNEISAFIRQYHATNN from the coding sequence ATGATACGTCATTTAATGTTAAGTATTTGTCTGGCTCTATTCGCATTTTCAGACGCAAAAGCGGAATCGGTCGATGGAATTCGCATAGAAAGCCCTTATCGGAAGATTGTAGTAGTGGTGGACGGTCAGCCGGTTTGTTTGCCCACATTCAGTTGTTTCGTTGCCAATCTGCGAGGAAGTTACCGGGTAGAAATTTATGCAGCAACCTCTCGTGGTGAGAATCTTCGCAGAGAAAACCTTTTGTATGATGAATGTGTGAGTTGCTTCATTGGCGAGGTGACAGAAATATTTATCCCGGGTGGCAGACCGATGGGAGGAAAATGGCATGATCAACTTGTGATGTCCTCTTCTGCTTTTGAACAGTTTATAGAATTGATGAAGAAACAGGTTTTCGATTCCGACCGCAAAACGGTACTTGACCATGCTTTACAAACTTCTTGTTTCACTACTGATCAGTGCATCCGTCTGATGGAGTTTTACAGCTTCAGCAGTGAAAAGAAGGAGCTGATGAAGAGGATGTATCCTAAAATAGTAGATAAGCCGAATTTTTATTATGCGATAGATAAGCTGGACTTCTCGACAGATAAGAACGAGATAAGTGCCTTTATCAGACAATATCATGCTACAAATAACTAA
- a CDS encoding ABC transporter permease, which translates to MIDLWQEIYGTIKRNKLRTFLTGFAVAWGIFMLIVLLGAGNGLIHAFEQNSSERALNSIRIFPGWTTKSYDGLKEGRNIQLDNKDLSATEKLFPDNVISAGATVRQSNVNINFGQEYVNISLLGVHPNYTEVETVKTAGGRFINQNDLKDRRKIIILHKKTADILFGKSHTQPIGQFVNANGVAYQVVGLYDDQGDRDANEAYIPFSTLQTIYGKGDKLSNIIFTTKNLSSMESNEAFEKSYRKALASNHRFDPEDESAIWVWNRFTNYLQTQNAMGVLRTAIWVIGIFTLLSGIVGVSNIMLITVKERTREFGIRKALGAKPFSILWLIIVESVTITTLFGYIGMVAGIGVTEWMNTAFGNQTMDAGLFQQTMFSNPTVDLSIAIQATLTLIIAGTLAGFFPAKKAVSISPIEALRAD; encoded by the coding sequence ATGATAGACCTCTGGCAAGAAATATACGGAACCATTAAACGCAATAAACTGCGTACGTTTCTGACCGGCTTTGCGGTAGCATGGGGCATCTTCATGCTCATCGTATTGCTTGGAGCCGGCAACGGATTGATACATGCCTTCGAGCAGAACTCCTCGGAACGCGCCCTGAATTCCATCCGCATCTTCCCCGGATGGACCACAAAATCGTACGACGGCCTGAAAGAAGGACGCAACATACAGTTGGACAACAAGGATCTATCCGCCACGGAAAAGTTGTTTCCCGATAACGTCATCAGCGCAGGCGCCACCGTGAGACAAAGCAATGTGAACATCAACTTCGGACAGGAATACGTCAACATCTCACTGCTGGGAGTCCACCCCAATTATACGGAAGTGGAAACCGTGAAGACCGCCGGTGGGAGATTCATAAACCAAAATGACCTGAAAGATCGCCGCAAGATTATCATCCTGCACAAGAAAACGGCAGATATACTGTTCGGAAAAAGCCATACCCAACCTATCGGGCAATTCGTGAATGCCAATGGAGTGGCTTATCAGGTAGTGGGATTGTACGATGATCAGGGAGACAGAGATGCCAACGAAGCATACATTCCCTTCTCCACCTTGCAAACCATCTACGGCAAAGGAGACAAGCTGAGCAACATTATCTTTACCACCAAAAACCTGAGCAGCATGGAGAGCAACGAAGCTTTCGAGAAAAGTTACCGCAAGGCGCTGGCTTCCAACCACCGCTTTGACCCGGAAGACGAAAGCGCCATCTGGGTATGGAACCGCTTCACCAACTACCTGCAAACACAAAACGCAATGGGCGTGCTGCGCACCGCCATCTGGGTCATCGGTATTTTCACACTGCTAAGCGGCATTGTAGGCGTATCGAACATCATGCTGATTACCGTGAAAGAGCGCACCCGCGAGTTCGGCATTCGCAAGGCATTAGGGGCAAAGCCGTTCTCCATCCTCTGGCTGATTATAGTGGAAAGCGTCACCATCACCACCCTATTCGGCTACATCGGTATGGTAGCCGGCATCGGGGTAACAGAATGGATGAACACGGCTTTCGGCAACCAGACAATGGATGCAGGCTTGTTTCAGCAGACCATGTTCTCCAATCCCACCGTAGATCTGAGCATTGCCATACAGGCCACACTGACATTAATCATAGCCGGCACACTGGCAGGATTCTTCCCAGCCAAGAAAGCAGTAAGCATCAGTCCGATAGAAGCGCTAAGGGCAGACTGA
- a CDS encoding biosynthetic peptidoglycan transglycosylase, which translates to MTKRIIVKATAGCSLLFLLALATLYVCRTTLLQRMADKHITRIETRYGLNVSYADLAMKGLSTVCLKGLSVIPEHRDTLLSLQSLDIRIGLWQLLWGNINVKDVRMDGLKLNFIKRDSVANYDFLFLPPDADRNIAHTEKEKTSNYARRTNTILNLLFGILPANGELTDLCISERKNHNFVTFRIPKFSIFENRFRSDISVIEDTIVQQWHTIGEINSSARKLSISISAPHLRIPYVHRRLGAEIEFDSLVCSLSQGKTEGEKARLTGQSEVRGLHLYHKRLSPETINLNQGKLDFHLNITSQVIELDSTSLIRFNSLTFHPYLRVRWKRDNALEKALHLTASVHKPWFPAEELFRSLPKGLFDNLEGIRTSGQLAFHFLLDVDFAHPDSMKLESSLNEKDFRILSYGKTDLRKMSGEFEYTAYENGQPVRTFPVGPSWKGFTPLDSIPPLLQMSVMQSEDGAFFYHRGFLPDAMREALIHDLKVRSFARGGSTISMQLVKNIFLNRSKNIARKLEEALIVWLIETKRLTSKDRMYEVYLNIAEWGPMIYGIREASEFYFNKYPSQLNIEECIFLASIIPKPKHFKNSFTGDGRLKDNQEGYFRLITERLVKKGIISEAEASLVNIEKLVLKGTAKEYFTSSVPLSLHRP; encoded by the coding sequence ATGACCAAAAGAATAATTGTTAAAGCAACGGCCGGATGCAGTCTCCTGTTTCTGCTGGCATTGGCAACATTGTATGTCTGCCGCACCACTCTATTACAACGGATGGCGGACAAACATATCACCCGTATAGAAACACGCTATGGACTGAATGTATCTTATGCCGACTTAGCCATGAAGGGTTTGAGCACCGTCTGCCTCAAAGGATTGTCTGTGATTCCCGAACATCGCGACACACTACTCTCTTTGCAGTCGCTCGATATTCGTATAGGTTTGTGGCAACTGCTTTGGGGCAATATCAACGTAAAAGATGTCCGGATGGACGGATTGAAGCTCAACTTCATCAAGCGGGATTCCGTTGCAAATTACGATTTTTTGTTCCTTCCACCGGATGCCGACAGGAATATTGCCCACACAGAGAAAGAAAAGACCAGCAACTATGCTCGCCGCACCAATACGATTCTGAATCTGCTGTTCGGCATACTCCCCGCCAACGGAGAACTGACCGACCTCTGCATCAGCGAACGTAAAAACCATAATTTTGTCACTTTCCGCATTCCGAAATTCAGTATTTTCGAGAATCGGTTCCGATCCGATATTTCTGTCATTGAAGATACCATTGTACAACAATGGCATACAATAGGAGAAATAAACTCATCTGCACGAAAGCTAAGTATCAGTATCTCGGCTCCACACTTGAGAATTCCTTACGTCCACCGCCGTTTGGGTGCTGAAATAGAATTTGACAGCCTTGTATGCAGTCTCTCACAAGGGAAGACGGAAGGAGAGAAGGCACGCCTCACCGGACAATCCGAAGTACGCGGCCTACACCTATACCACAAACGCCTTTCTCCGGAAACCATCAATCTGAATCAAGGGAAATTAGACTTCCATCTGAACATCACCTCACAGGTTATAGAGCTGGACAGCACAAGTCTCATCCGCTTCAACTCGCTAACTTTTCATCCTTACCTGAGAGTAAGATGGAAAAGAGACAATGCGCTGGAGAAAGCACTACACCTCACCGCCTCTGTCCATAAGCCGTGGTTCCCGGCAGAAGAGCTGTTCCGTTCGCTACCCAAGGGGCTGTTTGACAATCTGGAAGGTATCCGGACCTCCGGACAATTGGCCTTTCATTTTCTGCTGGATGTGGACTTCGCACATCCGGACAGCATGAAACTGGAATCGTCTCTGAATGAAAAAGATTTCCGGATTCTCAGTTACGGCAAAACAGACCTTCGCAAAATGTCCGGCGAATTTGAATATACGGCTTATGAAAACGGACAACCGGTACGCACTTTCCCCGTCGGTCCGTCTTGGAAAGGTTTCACACCGCTGGACAGCATCCCTCCTTTACTCCAAATGTCGGTTATGCAAAGTGAAGACGGCGCTTTCTTCTATCACCGGGGGTTTCTGCCCGATGCCATGCGTGAAGCATTGATCCACGACCTGAAAGTACGCAGCTTTGCACGGGGAGGAAGTACGATATCCATGCAACTGGTAAAAAACATTTTTTTGAACCGGAGCAAGAATATCGCCCGGAAACTGGAAGAGGCACTTATAGTATGGCTGATAGAAACAAAACGGCTGACATCAAAAGACAGAATGTACGAGGTGTATCTCAATATTGCAGAATGGGGACCGATGATTTACGGAATACGGGAAGCATCCGAGTTTTATTTCAATAAATATCCTTCGCAGTTGAACATAGAAGAATGCATCTTCCTTGCATCTATCATCCCCAAGCCCAAACACTTCAAAAATTCATTTACCGGAGATGGCAGACTGAAAGATAATCAGGAAGGATATTTTCGCCTGATTACAGAAAGGCTGGTGAAGAAAGGAATAATCAGTGAGGCGGAAGCCTCACTGGTAAACATCGAAAAACTGGTACTGAAAGGAACGGCAAAAGAATATTTCACCTCATCGGTTCCTCTTTCTCTCCACAGACCGTGA
- a CDS encoding helix-turn-helix domain-containing protein gives MGYNEFIAIVNTSAIFVMALLAVLLLAATKFRGENAYAAAIIVLTTIPTYSYNLCRSEGWYDIALWFAPFSFSVNTMLMPLLWLFTYRNFNARFKFHPARLLHFLPAVGCLALYFLYMLSLPSAERYNFMVHENTGDDTWLGDVNAVVVFTQMFVYFTMIFVYLHRAGKIIRENFSEAEWLSKLWIPKFMMLFAGLFMAVFVCYALWPRTDAWLIQLLNIVAMGYLVFHAMKTANVPPTLTFSEVQAEVVQPANSKCNDDATVNREQLQTYADAVVEHLKASEAYLNSDLTLQDVAKETGISLNKLSKAINLIAGKNFFELVNGMRIEKAKELLTDYKENNQTIDIVASNCGFNSRATFYNAFKKCEGITPSQWLNSHKK, from the coding sequence ATGGGATACAACGAATTTATTGCGATTGTCAATACTTCGGCAATCTTTGTAATGGCATTGCTGGCCGTATTGCTGTTAGCTGCCACGAAGTTCCGGGGCGAGAACGCATATGCCGCCGCCATCATCGTGCTGACGACCATTCCGACCTACTCTTATAACCTCTGCCGCAGCGAGGGGTGGTATGACATCGCTCTGTGGTTTGCTCCGTTCTCTTTCTCGGTCAATACGATGCTGATGCCTTTGTTGTGGCTGTTCACCTACCGCAATTTCAATGCACGGTTCAAGTTCCATCCGGCAAGGCTGTTGCACTTCCTGCCTGCCGTGGGGTGCTTGGCGCTCTATTTCCTCTATATGCTTTCGCTTCCGTCCGCAGAGCGATACAACTTTATGGTTCACGAGAACACGGGCGATGATACTTGGCTGGGTGATGTCAATGCCGTGGTGGTCTTTACGCAGATGTTTGTCTATTTCACGATGATATTCGTTTATCTGCATCGGGCGGGAAAAATCATCCGTGAGAACTTTTCCGAAGCGGAATGGCTCTCCAAGCTGTGGATTCCGAAGTTCATGATGCTGTTTGCCGGGCTGTTCATGGCCGTATTCGTGTGCTACGCCCTTTGGCCGCGCACCGATGCGTGGCTGATACAGTTGCTGAACATCGTTGCAATGGGCTATTTGGTATTCCATGCCATGAAGACGGCCAACGTTCCGCCTACACTGACATTCTCGGAAGTGCAGGCAGAGGTTGTGCAGCCGGCAAACAGCAAGTGCAATGATGATGCTACGGTCAATAGGGAACAGTTGCAGACGTATGCCGATGCCGTTGTAGAACACCTCAAAGCATCGGAGGCCTATCTTAATTCCGATTTGACATTGCAGGATGTGGCGAAAGAAACCGGAATATCGTTAAACAAATTATCTAAAGCAATCAATCTGATAGCAGGTAAGAATTTCTTCGAGTTGGTGAATGGAATGAGAATCGAGAAAGCGAAAGAATTGCTTACCGATTATAAGGAGAACAATCAGACAATCGACATTGTAGCTTCCAACTGCGGCTTCAATTCCCGCGCGACATTCTACAACGCTTTCAAGAAATGCGAGGGTATCACACCGTCCCAATGGCTCAATTCGCATAAGAAATAA
- a CDS encoding CvfB family protein, translating into MSIELGKYNTLTVVKEVDFGMYLDGGEEGEILLPSRYVPKDCKVGDELNVFIYLDNEERLVATTLTPLVQVGQFAYLEVAWINQYGAFLNWGLMKDLFVPFREQKMKMQVGKSYVIHAHLDDESYRIVASAKVDRYLSKEKASYEPGQEVDVLIWQKTDLGFKVIIENLYGGLLYDSEIFQPLHTGMVLKAYVKQVREDGKIDLELQKAGPAKVNDFSSVLLDYIRRQGGRITLNDKSPAEDIYAVFGVSKKTFKKAVGDLYKKRLLILDENGIEIRN; encoded by the coding sequence ATGAGCATTGAGTTAGGAAAGTACAATACACTGACAGTAGTAAAGGAAGTCGATTTCGGCATGTATCTGGATGGCGGTGAAGAAGGCGAAATTCTGCTTCCGTCCCGCTATGTTCCTAAAGACTGTAAGGTGGGAGATGAATTGAACGTTTTTATATATCTTGATAATGAAGAACGTTTGGTTGCTACAACGCTGACACCCTTGGTACAGGTAGGGCAGTTTGCCTATTTGGAGGTGGCATGGATAAATCAGTACGGTGCTTTCCTTAACTGGGGATTGATGAAAGATTTGTTCGTACCTTTCCGTGAGCAGAAAATGAAGATGCAGGTGGGTAAGAGTTACGTCATCCATGCACATCTGGATGATGAAAGTTATCGTATCGTAGCTTCGGCTAAAGTGGATCGTTATCTCTCCAAAGAAAAGGCCTCCTATGAGCCGGGACAAGAAGTGGATGTTTTGATTTGGCAGAAAACGGATTTAGGCTTTAAAGTGATTATAGAGAACCTGTATGGTGGTCTGTTGTACGATAGCGAGATATTCCAGCCACTACACACAGGCATGGTGTTGAAGGCTTATGTGAAACAAGTGCGTGAAGATGGTAAGATAGACTTGGAATTACAGAAAGCGGGGCCTGCCAAAGTGAATGATTTTTCTTCTGTTTTGTTGGATTATATCCGCAGGCAGGGTGGGCGAATCACTTTGAATGACAAAAGCCCGGCGGAAGATATTTATGCTGTCTTCGGAGTAAGCAAGAAGACCTTTAAAAAGGCTGTGGGTGATCTGTATAAGAAACGTCTGCTTATATTGGATGAAAACGGCATTGAGATTAGGAATTAG
- a CDS encoding efflux RND transporter periplasmic adaptor subunit, with protein MKTKKYLKIASLVIVAALFVWTFVFLYQKSQPKVIVYETINAEVADLEKTTVATGKVEPRDEVLIKPQISGIISEVYKEAGQSIRQGEVIAKVKVIPELGTLNSAESRVRLAKISATQAETDFSRIEKLYKDKLISREEYEKGEVTVKQAREELQTAKDNLEIVKEGITKNSASFSSTLIRSTIDGLILDVPIKVGNSVIMSNTFNDGTTIATIANMNDLIFKGKIDETEVGRVHEGMPVKLTIGALQNVSFNAVLEYISPKGVEENGANQFEIKAAIAAPDSVQIRSGYSANAEIVLERAQKTLALPESTVEFSGDSTFVYILTDSVPTQKFERRQIKVGMSDGIKIAVKSGITAKDKVRGAEKKDK; from the coding sequence ATGAAAACCAAGAAGTATCTGAAAATCGCGTCACTGGTCATCGTTGCCGCACTGTTTGTATGGACATTCGTGTTCCTATATCAAAAGTCGCAACCCAAGGTGATTGTTTATGAAACCATCAATGCTGAAGTGGCCGACCTTGAAAAGACAACCGTAGCCACCGGAAAAGTAGAACCGAGAGACGAAGTTCTTATCAAGCCTCAAATCTCCGGCATCATCTCCGAGGTATATAAAGAAGCGGGACAAAGCATCAGGCAAGGTGAAGTGATAGCCAAAGTAAAAGTTATTCCCGAATTGGGAACCCTGAACTCGGCCGAAAGCCGCGTGCGTCTCGCCAAAATCAGTGCCACACAAGCGGAAACCGACTTCTCGCGCATAGAAAAGCTATATAAAGACAAGCTCATCAGCCGTGAGGAATACGAGAAGGGCGAAGTGACCGTGAAGCAGGCACGCGAAGAATTGCAGACTGCCAAAGACAATCTGGAAATCGTGAAGGAAGGCATCACCAAGAACAGCGCCTCTTTCAGCAGCACACTTATCCGAAGCACCATCGATGGTCTGATTCTGGACGTCCCCATCAAAGTGGGTAACTCCGTAATCATGAGCAACACTTTCAATGACGGAACAACTATCGCCACCATAGCCAACATGAACGATCTTATCTTCAAAGGAAAGATTGACGAAACCGAAGTGGGGCGCGTACACGAAGGTATGCCTGTGAAGCTGACCATCGGAGCTTTGCAAAACGTTTCCTTCAACGCCGTACTGGAGTACATCTCTCCAAAGGGTGTAGAAGAAAATGGCGCCAACCAGTTCGAAATCAAAGCTGCGATAGCCGCACCGGACAGTGTACAGATTCGTTCGGGCTACTCCGCCAATGCCGAGATTGTACTGGAACGCGCACAAAAGACACTGGCCTTGCCGGAAAGTACGGTTGAATTCAGCGGTGACAGTACCTTTGTATATATACTGACGGACAGCGTGCCGACACAGAAATTCGAGCGCCGACAAATCAAAGTCGGCATGAGCGACGGCATCAAGATTGCTGTCAAAAGCGGAATCACCGCCAAAGACAAGGTGCGCGGAGCCGAGAAAAAAGACAAATGA
- a CDS encoding TolC family protein — protein MNKKIFLCLVTACYLSAQAQERWTLRQCIDYAIEHNIDIRRTANATEQSAVDVNTAKWARLPNLNGSAGQSWNWGRTQTAVKNENTGDYSTVYVNTSSNGTNMNLSTSIPVFTGLEIPNQYALAKLNLKAAMADLEKAKEDISINIASAYLQALFNEELHQVALGQVQLSKEQYARINRLAELGKASPAEVAEAKSRVAQDEMSAVQARNNYKLALLDLSQLIELETPEGFTLESPAVNPSLTPLTPPDDIFQTALVNKSSIQAAQYRLEGSKHNIRIAQSAFYPQLSLNGSLGTNYYSTINRTFSQQMSDNFSKYVGLNLSVPIFNRFATRNRVRTARLQRENYALQLDNAKKTLYKEIQQAWYKATAAESKYTSSHTAALASEESFKLMSEKYENGKANAVEYNEAKQNLMKAQSDELQAKYDYLFSSKILDFYKGVPIE, from the coding sequence ATGAACAAAAAGATATTCCTCTGTCTTGTCACAGCCTGTTACCTATCGGCACAGGCTCAAGAACGCTGGACTTTACGCCAATGCATCGACTATGCCATCGAGCACAATATCGACATTCGCAGAACCGCCAATGCAACCGAGCAAAGCGCCGTGGACGTCAATACCGCTAAATGGGCACGACTCCCGAATTTAAATGGCAGCGCCGGTCAAAGTTGGAACTGGGGACGTACGCAGACCGCCGTCAAAAATGAAAATACCGGTGACTACTCTACCGTATATGTCAATACCAGCAGTAACGGGACAAATATGAACCTCAGCACCAGTATCCCTGTTTTCACAGGCCTGGAAATTCCTAACCAATACGCATTGGCTAAATTGAACCTGAAAGCTGCCATGGCCGATCTTGAAAAAGCCAAAGAAGATATTTCCATCAATATAGCCTCGGCCTACCTACAAGCATTGTTCAATGAGGAACTGCATCAGGTGGCTTTGGGACAGGTGCAATTGAGCAAGGAGCAATATGCCCGTATCAACCGCCTGGCCGAGCTGGGCAAAGCATCCCCAGCAGAGGTGGCGGAAGCTAAGTCGCGGGTGGCGCAGGACGAAATGAGTGCCGTACAAGCAAGAAACAACTACAAACTGGCCCTGCTCGATCTCAGCCAGCTCATAGAACTGGAAACTCCGGAAGGTTTCACTCTGGAATCGCCCGCTGTCAATCCAAGCTTGACACCTTTGACACCTCCGGATGACATCTTCCAGACAGCTTTGGTAAACAAATCGTCCATACAAGCAGCACAATACCGTCTTGAAGGCAGCAAGCACAACATACGCATTGCCCAAAGCGCTTTCTATCCGCAACTGTCATTGAATGGCAGCCTCGGCACAAACTACTACTCCACCATCAACCGCACTTTCAGCCAGCAGATGAGTGACAACTTCAGCAAGTATGTGGGACTTAACCTCAGCGTTCCCATCTTCAATCGGTTTGCCACCCGCAACCGTGTACGCACGGCACGCCTGCAACGCGAAAATTATGCTTTGCAGTTGGATAATGCCAAGAAAACACTCTACAAGGAGATACAACAGGCATGGTACAAAGCGACAGCAGCCGAAAGCAAATACACCAGCAGTCATACCGCAGCCCTTGCCAGCGAAGAATCGTTCAAACTGATGAGCGAAAAATACGAGAATGGAAAAGCCAATGCCGTAGAGTACAATGAGGCCAAGCAAAACCTGATGAAAGCACAATCTGACGAACTGCAGGCCAAATACGATTATCTGTTCAGCTCCAAGATACTGGATTTCTATAAAGGAGTCCCCATTGAATAA
- a CDS encoding ABC transporter ATP-binding protein, with the protein MIQLKDINKTYNNGAPLHVLKGIDLNIGKGEFVSIMGASGSGKSTLLNILGILDNYDTGEYYLNGTLIKNLSETKAAEYRNRMIGFIFQSFNLISFKNAVENVALPLFYQGVGRRKRNAMALEYLDRLGLKEWANHMPNEMSGGQKQRVAIARALITRPQIILADEPTGALDSKTSVEVMQILKDLHKTGMTIVVVTHESGVANQTDKIIHIKDGVIGSIEENLNHDASPFGQNGYMK; encoded by the coding sequence GTGATACAATTAAAAGACATCAACAAGACCTACAACAACGGAGCACCTCTGCATGTACTCAAAGGCATCGACCTCAATATAGGGAAAGGGGAATTTGTCTCCATCATGGGAGCATCCGGTTCCGGAAAGTCCACACTGCTCAACATATTAGGCATTCTGGACAATTACGACACCGGCGAGTATTACCTCAACGGTACTCTTATCAAGAATCTCAGTGAAACGAAAGCGGCAGAATACCGTAACCGCATGATCGGCTTCATCTTCCAGTCATTCAACCTCATTTCATTCAAAAATGCAGTGGAGAATGTTGCACTCCCCCTCTTTTACCAGGGAGTGGGTCGCCGCAAACGCAATGCAATGGCTTTGGAATACCTTGACCGTCTGGGACTGAAGGAGTGGGCAAACCACATGCCCAATGAAATGTCCGGTGGGCAGAAACAGCGTGTAGCCATTGCCCGCGCACTTATCACCCGGCCACAGATTATCCTTGCCGACGAACCTACCGGAGCACTGGACAGTAAAACATCCGTGGAAGTGATGCAAATTCTGAAAGACCTGCACAAAACAGGAATGACTATCGTAGTCGTCACTCATGAGAGTGGTGTCGCCAACCAGACGGATAAAATCATCCATATCAAGGACGGCGTGATAGGAAGCATCGAGGAGAACCTGAACCACGACGCAAGTCCTTTCGGACAGAATGGATATATGAAATAA